Proteins encoded by one window of Nasonia vitripennis strain AsymCx chromosome 5, Nvit_psr_1.1, whole genome shotgun sequence:
- the LOC116417779 gene encoding ankyrin-3-like, giving the protein MFPFSTLDLNVSKLVKSYDRTLYQFLDEIFCKRRFEASRHLAEFLRDPVRKYKINQILEHEPVLSRYFSKEELGQLSLLWIALLGSYYDSAELLVRTGAEVNEVFGRGGLEVIDGMSTLLHLLLQKDPSPENERLISLIIGSGANFQARDLKGRSPLYLAVTRNRINMIEMLLEKGADMNAAAKNGLTPLFEAVKINAKELLPLFIKDVSAKDSNGRNVLSLLAFAPKEQRTVDIARGFIEKGCSLEDREHVGLLLQPIHRAAQVGHDELVKLYLGHGADANSLGSDDLTPLYMAAANGHVEVVKTLLNHGANVNQRRSHSGYTALHAVCVVCESSRDTEVIELLLSAGADILIEGNYGHETPFAFTRPSFCLENTQYRCIRLLLRALALIKVSQPSIELKDETIIKPEVDMQTYYEKCIEEAERAKSSRFIRSCTFFDLLTKCHCQIAPLMRNPEFETEFKKFNLKEFPMYAGDAVRAFKRAEEHYQSILEFEELINESICYILPYMLVRQILDHIPIVHTCRKRVK; this is encoded by the exons ATGTTCCCATTCTCGACGTTAGATCTGAACGTATCCAAACTCGTTAAAAGCTATGACCGCACGCTGTACCAATTTCTCGACGAGATCTTTTGCAAGCGCCGTTTTGAAGCCAGCAGACATCTCGCGGAATTTCTTCGAGACCCCGTTcgaaaatacaaaatcaatCAGATCCTAGAGCATGAGCCCGTCCTCAGCAGGTACTTTTCAAAAGAAGAGCTTGGACAGCTCTCACTTCTGTGGATCGCTCTCTTGGGCTCTTATTACGATTCAGCCGAGCTTCTCGTGCGCACTGGTGCCGAAGTCAACGAGGTCTTCGGAAGAGGCGGTCTTGAGGTGATCGACGGGATGTCGACCCTTCTCCACCTGCTGCTTCAGAAGGATCCCTCTCCGGAGAACGAGCGACTCATCAGTCTGATCATTGGCAGTGGCGCCAACTTCCAAGCTCGGGACCTCAAGGGACGAAGCCCCCTGTACTTGGCGGTGACGAGAAACCGAATCAATATGATCGAAATGTTGCTGGAAAAAGGAGCCGATATGAATGCTGCTGCCAAAAATGGCTTGACACCACTGTTCGAAGCTGTTAAAATCAATGCTAAAGAGCTGCTACCATTATTCATTAAAGATGTATCCGCCAAAGATTCAAACGGCAGAAATGTCTTATCTCTGCTGGCATTCGCTCCTAAAGAGCAGCGCACCGTAGACATAGCGAGAGGCTTCATCGAAAAGGGTTGCTCGCTCGAGGATAGGGAGCACGTTGGCCTTCTGCTCCAGCCGATACACCGAGCAGCCCAGGTGGGGCACGATGAGTTG GTGAAGCTCTATTTGGGCCACGGCGCTGACGCAAATTCGCTAGGGTCGGATGACTTGACTCCACTGTACATGGCAGCTGCGAATGGGCACGTGGAAGTTGTGAAGACTCTGCTTAATCATGGGGCGAACGTTAATCAAAGAAGATCTCATAGCGGTTACACTGCATTGCACGCAGTCTGTGTGGTCTGTGAATCCTCAAGAGACACAGAGGTCATCGAATTACTTTTGTCCGCCGGGGCGGATATACTCATCGAGGGCAACTACGGCCACGAGACGCCTTTCGCTTTTACGCGACCTAGCTTTTGTTTAGAGAATACGCAATACCGATGCATCAGGCTTTTGCTCAGAGCGTTGGCTTTGATAAAAGTTAGCCAACCGTCGATTGAGTTAAAGGACGAAACGATCATCAAGCCGGAGGTGGACATGCAGACGTACTACGAAAAATGCATCGAAGAGGCCGAGAGGGCGAAATCCTCGAGGTTCATCAGGAGCTGCACGTTTTTCGACCTCCTCACGAAATGCCACTGTCAGATCGCCCCACTCATGCGTAATCCTGAGTTCGAGACGGAATTCAAGAAGTTCAACTTGAAGGAATTTCCAATGTATGCCGGAGACGCAGTCCGAGCTTTCAAGCGCGCTGAAGAGCACTATCAATCCATCCTAGAATTTGAAGAGCTGATCAACGAGTCTATTTGCTATATCTTGCCTTATATGCTTGTGAGGCAAATCCTTGACCACATACCTATTGTGCATACTTGTCGCAAACGTGTGAAATAA
- the LOC100118085 gene encoding dnaJ homolog subfamily C member 21, which translates to MKCHYEVLELPRNALDDEIKKAYRKLALRWHPDKNLDNPDEAKEQFQLVQQAYEVLSDPHERAWYDNHREAILKGGIGDDYKDDSIDLFQYFSSTCFKGYGDDEKGFYTVYRHVFEKLAAEDAEFSKEGDSDEEVPGFGDSSSSYEDVVHKFYAYWQSYTTKRSFAWLEPYNIRDAPNRYALRQMEKENKKIRDKAKKERNEQVRNLVAFVRKRDKRVQAHAKKLEEKSKENKRKMEERKKQQLLERQKELKEHKESEWSKFSNIQSELKNIEASLAAEFGEELSSDEEKESDLEDSNALYCVACTKLFKTQKAFSNHENSKKHKDNVAALKASMVEDDIDGSTSSSDDSQDGDSEKGDWKATLPPGTKLATGTDMPDFLLNPPAKSNDTEEKDAKTSDEEKDSESESNSKSSKASKSKKNQKSSGADTSISQGYVLGKSDDTNKEDGYQSDTPDEELLSDQEDEVVVKPKKQKKKKNKNARMSILEDSDDDDKEVDLLMGLSKKQRKKQQQQKILMDKLSSSKSQTPVNIDKDNDNSASLSVDGSQAKAEESDDDSPQETVSPLPGKKKGKKAKELRKAQRQAAGEARETNDRTRKASKNADLEDKDLDHTCAACKQEFSSKNKLFDHLKKTGHSMYIPNVTKVKKSVDRTAKGKGRTNKNSDD; encoded by the coding sequence ATGAAATGTCACTACGAAGTGCTAGAACTTCCTCGGAATGCATTGGATGATGAGATCAAGAAGGCCTACCGTAAGTTAGCTTTAAGATGGCATCCAGACAAAAATCTTGACAATCCTGATGAGGCCAAGGAACAATTCCAATTGGTACAACAAGCCTATGAAGTACTTAGTGATCCTCATGAGAGGGCATGGTATGACAATCACAGAGAAGCTATTCTGAAGGGTGGTATCGGGGATGACTACAAAGATGACTCTATTGATCTTTTCCAATATTTCTCCTCTACCTGCTTCAAGGGTTACGGAGATGACGAGAAGGGATTTTATACCGTGTACCGCCATGTATTTGAGAAATTAGCGGCGGAAGATGCAGAGTTCAGCAAAGAGGGAGATTCGGATGAAGAGGTCCCTGGTTTTGGTGATTCCAGCAGCTCCTACGAAGATGTTGTGCACAAATTTTATGCTTATTGGCAAAGTTATACCACTAAACGTTCCTTTGCTTGGCTCGAGCCATACAATATCAGAGATGCTCCAAATCGATATGCTCTTAGACAGATGGAGAAGGAAAACAAGAAAATCAGAGACAAGGCTAAAAAGGAAAGGAATGAACAAGTAAGAAATCTAGTTGCATTTGTGCGCAAGCGTGACAAGAGAgtccaggctcatgcgaaaAAACTGGAAGAAAAATCTAAAGAGAACAAGAGGAAAATGGAAGAGCGTAAAAAGCAGCAGCTGTTGGAACGTCAAAAGGAGCTGAAGGAGCACAAGGAATCTGAGTGGTctaaattctccaacattcaATCTGAACTTAAGAACATCGAAGCTTCCTTAGCAGCAGAATTTGGAGAAGAATTATCATCAGACGAAGAGAAGGAATCAGATCTGGAAGATTCAAATGCACTGTACTGTGTAGCATGTACTAAACTGTTCAAAACTCAAAAGGCGTTTAGCAATCATGAAAACTCCAAGAAGCACAAAGACAATGTAGCAGCACTAAAGGCATCCATGGTTGAAGATGACATCGATGGATCTACTTCCAGCAGCGATGATAGCCAGGATGGTGACTCAGAAAAAGGAGATTGGAAAGCTACACTGCCACCAGGGACAAAACTTGCGACCGGGACAGATATGCCCGACTTCTTACTAAATCCTCCTGCCAAAAGTAACGATACAGAAGAAAAAGATGCCAAAACCTCAGACGAGGAGAAAGACTCAGAATCTGAATCAAACAGCAAGAGTAGCAAAGCATCAAAATCTAAGAAAAATCAAAAGAGCAGTGGTGCAGATACTTCTATCAGTCAAGGCTACGTTCTCGGAAAATCAGACGACACGAACAAAGAGGACGGCTACCAAAGTGACACTCCTGACGAGGAACTGCTCTCCGACCAAGAGGACGAAGTCGTGGTCAAACctaagaagcagaagaagaagaagaataagaatgCCCGGATGTCGATCCTAGAGGACAGCGATGACGACGACAAGGAGGTTGACCTGCTCATGGGCCTGTCCAAGAAGCAGCGCAaaaagcaacaacaacaaaagaTCCTGATGGACAAGCTCAGCTCGAGTAAATCCCAGACACCGGTCAACATCGACAAGGACAACGATAACTCGGCATCGCTCAGCGTCGACGGAAGCCAAGCCAAGGCCGAGGAGAGCGACGACGACTCGCCCCAGGAAACCGTCTCACCACTTCCCGGCAAGAAGAAGGGCAAGAAAGCGAAGGAGCTGAGGAAGGCTCAGAGACAGGCAGCCGGCGAGGCTCGAGAGACGAACGACAGGACGAGGAAGGCCTCGAAGAACGCGGACCTCGAAGACAAGGATCTCGACCACACATGCGCAGCTTGCAAGCAGGAGTTCTCGAGCAAGAACAAGCTGTTCGATCATCTGAAGAAAACCGGGCACTCCATGTACATACCCAATGTGACGAAAGTCAAGAAGAGTGTAGATAGGACTGCTAAGGGGAAGGGCAGGACGAATAAGAATAGTGatgattga